Proteins encoded within one genomic window of Triticum aestivum cultivar Chinese Spring chromosome 2D, IWGSC CS RefSeq v2.1, whole genome shotgun sequence:
- the LOC123052715 gene encoding uncharacterized protein isoform X1 — translation MPFTAAAPRPTVSSHLPPAPWAPVCVPYPSRKIWWPSASNLSLTGILCCVLTVTISIGASTPNGSLLPAAVGTPVQVWKARKFYHRHTPSSETLHGVSRRRRKKWFISILFFGTYAYGCRSEICWVHVQKNRQSSFQKFWKFV, via the exons ATGCCATTCACCGCCGCAGCTCCCAGGCCGACTGTGTCGAGCCACCTTCCGCCCGCACCTTGGGCTCCCGTATGCGTCCCCTACCCCAGCAG GAAAATATGGTGGCCTTCAGCAAGTAATCTTTCTCTAACGGGCATCCTATGCTGCGTGCTCACGGTGACCATAAGCATT GGGGCTTCCACACCAAATGGATCTCTGCTTCCGGCCGCGGTGGGAACACCAG TACAAGTTTGGAAGGCTAGGAAGTTCTACCACCGACATACACCAAGTTCAGAGACGTTGCACGgagtgagccgccgccgccgtaaAAAATGGTTTATTAGCATATTGTTTTTTGGTACTTATGCATACGGTTGTAGAAGTGAAATTTGTTGGGTGCATGTGCAGAAAAATCGTCAGTCCAGTTTTCAAAAATTCTGGAAGTTTGTTTGA
- the LOC123052715 gene encoding uncharacterized protein isoform X2, whose protein sequence is MPFTAAAPRPTVSSHLPPAPWAPVCVPYPSRKIWWPSASNLSLTGILCCVLTVTISIGASTPNGSLLPAAVGTPGRWVKKRSMIGCSYSVYLD, encoded by the exons ATGCCATTCACCGCCGCAGCTCCCAGGCCGACTGTGTCGAGCCACCTTCCGCCCGCACCTTGGGCTCCCGTATGCGTCCCCTACCCCAGCAG GAAAATATGGTGGCCTTCAGCAAGTAATCTTTCTCTAACGGGCATCCTATGCTGCGTGCTCACGGTGACCATAAGCATT GGGGCTTCCACACCAAATGGATCTCTGCTTCCGGCCGCGGTGGGAACACCAG GAAGATGGGTCAAAAAAAGGAGCATGATCGGTTGCTCCTATAGCGTGTATCTAGACTAG